In the genome of Phlebotomus papatasi isolate M1 chromosome 2, Ppap_2.1, whole genome shotgun sequence, one region contains:
- the LOC129804715 gene encoding RNA-binding protein 1 isoform X2: MSRYREWDLQCKVYVGNLGSSASKHEIESAFGKYGPLRNVWVARNPPGFAFVEFEDRRDAEDAVRGLDGTRCCGTRIRVEMSSGRSRRDDRRRGRNRMLSSMIHNHHNHHNIHKYTSTVATIAKLLSRLFLPLFAIT; encoded by the exons ATGTCTCGCTACCGTGAGTGGGATCTTCAGTGCAAAGTTTACGTGGGGAATTTGGGTTCATCTGCGTCCAAGCACGAAATCGAGAGTGCTTTTGGGAAATATGGGCCACTGAGGAATGTTTGGGTGGCCAGGAATCCTCCAGGTTTCGCCTTTGTTGAATTTGAGGACAGACGCGATGCTGAAGATGCGGTTCGTGGCTTGGACGGAAC ACGCTGCTGCGGAACTCGCATCCGGGTAGAGATGTCTTCGGGACGCTCTCGACGCGACGATAGACGCCGTGGACGCAATAG GATGCTCTCTTCCATGATCCACAACCACCACAATCATCACAACATCCACAAGTACACATCTACCGTAGCTACAATTGCCAAACTACTTTCTCGCCTTTTTCTCCCACTCTTCGCCATCACCTGA
- the LOC129804715 gene encoding RNA-binding protein 1 isoform X1, with protein MSRYREWDLQCKVYVGNLGSSASKHEIESAFGKYGPLRNVWVARNPPGFAFVEFEDRRDAEDAVRGLDGTRCCGTRIRVEMSSGRSRRDDRRRGRNRYRGRMLSSMIHNHHNHHNIHKYTSTVATIAKLLSRLFLPLFAIT; from the exons ATGTCTCGCTACCGTGAGTGGGATCTTCAGTGCAAAGTTTACGTGGGGAATTTGGGTTCATCTGCGTCCAAGCACGAAATCGAGAGTGCTTTTGGGAAATATGGGCCACTGAGGAATGTTTGGGTGGCCAGGAATCCTCCAGGTTTCGCCTTTGTTGAATTTGAGGACAGACGCGATGCTGAAGATGCGGTTCGTGGCTTGGACGGAAC ACGCTGCTGCGGAACTCGCATCCGGGTAGAGATGTCTTCGGGACGCTCTCGACGCGACGATAGACGCCGTGGACGCAATAGGTACAGGGGCAG GATGCTCTCTTCCATGATCCACAACCACCACAATCATCACAACATCCACAAGTACACATCTACCGTAGCTACAATTGCCAAACTACTTTCTCGCCTTTTTCTCCCACTCTTCGCCATCACCTGA